A section of the Flavobacterium ardleyense genome encodes:
- a CDS encoding type II toxin-antitoxin system Phd/YefM family antitoxin, translating into MKTLKLAEFKRNTELHFEDVIKSIEPITITSKEGDGIVIISLKEYNSWMATNYEMSSRANEKRLDSAIVNMELGRTIIIDIENFR; encoded by the coding sequence ATGAAAACTTTAAAACTTGCTGAATTCAAGAGAAATACAGAGTTGCATTTTGAGGATGTAATTAAAAGTATCGAACCAATTACAATTACATCAAAAGAGGGAGACGGAATAGTTATTATATCACTCAAGGAATATAATTCTTGGATGGCAACAAATTATGAGATGTCAAGTCGAGCGAACGAGAAACGACTTGATTCTGCAATAGTAAATATGGAATTAGGACGAACAATAATTATAGACATCGAAAATTTCAGGTAA